From the Paludibacterium paludis genome, one window contains:
- a CDS encoding acyl-CoA dehydrogenase encodes MSSITSRPAFVWSDPLLLENLLTDEERMVRDTAHAFCQERLQPRVLSANREERFDREIMAEMGELGLLGCTIDGYGCAGLSHVAYGLIAREVERVDSGYRSAMSVQSSLVMHPIHAYGTDAQKDRYLPRLASGEWVGCFGLTEPDAGSDPASMRTRARKVDGGYVLKGSKMWITNSPIADVFVVWAKDDEGEIRGFVLERGMPGLSAPKIEGKFSLRASVTGEIVMEDVFVAEEALLPGVKGLKGPFGCLNKARYGIAWGSMGAAEFCWHAARQYTLDRKQFDRPLAANQLIQLKLANMQTEIALGLQAALQVGRLMDEGRAAPEMISLIKRNNCGKALDIARVARDMHGGNGIADEYHVIRHVMNLEAVNTYEGTHDVHALILGRAQTGIAAF; translated from the coding sequence ATGAGCTCAATTACCAGCCGCCCGGCCTTCGTCTGGAGCGATCCCCTTCTTCTGGAAAACCTGCTGACCGATGAAGAGCGCATGGTGCGGGATACCGCGCATGCGTTCTGTCAGGAGCGGCTGCAGCCGCGAGTCCTGAGCGCCAACCGGGAGGAGCGCTTCGATCGCGAGATCATGGCCGAAATGGGCGAGCTTGGGTTGTTGGGCTGCACTATCGACGGCTATGGTTGCGCCGGGTTGTCGCATGTCGCGTACGGTCTGATCGCGCGTGAGGTCGAGCGGGTGGATTCGGGCTACCGTTCGGCGATGAGCGTACAGTCGTCGCTGGTGATGCATCCGATTCACGCCTATGGCACGGACGCGCAAAAGGACCGTTACCTTCCCCGGCTCGCCAGCGGCGAGTGGGTCGGTTGTTTCGGGCTGACCGAACCGGATGCCGGCTCCGATCCGGCCAGCATGCGCACCCGCGCCCGCAAGGTCGATGGCGGGTATGTGCTCAAGGGATCGAAAATGTGGATCACCAACAGTCCGATCGCCGACGTGTTCGTGGTCTGGGCCAAGGATGACGAAGGCGAGATCCGCGGTTTCGTGCTTGAGCGTGGCATGCCGGGTCTTTCGGCGCCGAAGATCGAGGGCAAGTTCAGTCTGCGCGCCTCGGTGACCGGGGAAATCGTCATGGAGGACGTCTTCGTCGCGGAGGAGGCGCTGCTGCCCGGCGTGAAAGGTCTGAAAGGGCCGTTCGGTTGTCTTAACAAGGCGCGCTACGGTATCGCGTGGGGCAGCATGGGCGCGGCCGAATTCTGCTGGCACGCGGCGCGGCAGTACACGCTCGACCGCAAGCAGTTCGACCGGCCGCTGGCCGCCAATCAGCTGATCCAGCTGAAGCTCGCCAATATGCAGACAGAGATCGCGCTCGGGCTGCAGGCGGCCTTGCAGGTGGGGCGTTTGATGGACGAGGGACGGGCGGCGCCGGAGATGATCTCGCTGATCAAGCGCAATAATTGCGGCAAGGCGCTGGATATCGCCCGCGTCGCCCGCGACATGCACGGTGGTAACGGCATCGCCGACGAGTACCACGTGATTCGCCATGTCATGAACCTCGAAGCGGTGAACACTTACGAGGGTACGCACGATGTGCATGCGCTGATTCTGGGGCGCGCGCAGACCGGCATCGCGGCATTCTGA
- a CDS encoding IclR family transcriptional regulator, translating to MTHERFDDDRLFVTALARGLALLSAYRPGDGVLGNQELAARTGLPKSTVSRLSYTLAAQGYLVADPAGGYRPGPTLLALAATALAGHDVRRAAAPLMQAFSLEHAVSTSLAVRDGTDVVYLETCRSQARVSVQLNVGSRVPLATTAIGRALYAGLPDNERARLDDALAARYGDRWETVRAGLAAALRDWEKTGYTASFGDYETEVMAVGVTVPPLWPGQQAMSLNASGPVFLFDEARMRNEIAPALVALGRSLLPGHGQEIRPSGYSEPTAR from the coding sequence ATGACTCACGAACGCTTTGACGATGACCGGTTATTCGTGACCGCGCTGGCCCGCGGCCTTGCCCTGCTCTCGGCCTACCGGCCCGGCGATGGCGTGCTGGGCAATCAGGAACTGGCGGCGCGCACCGGTCTGCCCAAATCCACGGTGTCGCGCCTGAGCTACACTCTGGCGGCGCAAGGCTATCTTGTCGCCGACCCGGCCGGTGGTTACCGCCCGGGGCCGACCCTGCTCGCGCTGGCGGCCACGGCGCTGGCCGGGCACGATGTGCGGCGCGCCGCCGCGCCGCTGATGCAGGCGTTCTCCCTTGAGCATGCCGTCTCGACGAGTCTCGCGGTGCGCGACGGCACCGATGTGGTGTATCTGGAAACCTGCCGCAGTCAGGCCCGCGTATCGGTGCAGTTGAATGTCGGCTCGCGCGTCCCCCTGGCCACCACCGCCATCGGACGGGCGCTCTATGCCGGTTTGCCCGACAACGAACGCGCGCGACTGGACGACGCGCTCGCCGCGCGCTACGGCGATCGCTGGGAAACGGTCAGAGCGGGACTTGCGGCGGCGCTGCGGGACTGGGAAAAAACGGGATACACCGCCTCGTTCGGCGATTACGAGACGGAGGTGATGGCTGTCGGGGTGACGGTGCCGCCGCTGTGGCCGGGCCAGCAGGCGATGAGCCTCAATGCCAGCGGGCCGGTGTTCCTGTTCGACGAAGCGCGCATGCGAAACGAAATCGCCCCGGCGCTGGTCGCACTGGGGCGATCATTGCTGCCTGGCCACGGACAGGAGATCAGGCCATCTGGATATAGTGAACCAACTGCTCGATGA
- a CDS encoding CBS domain-containing protein — protein MQTVRQLLEAKSHHGIIHIGPDATVFQALQLMADRDVGAVLVMEDDELVGIFSERDYARRIVLQGRTSAGTHVRDIMTSRVVYVTPENTLDQCMALMTDKHIRHLPVMDAGKLIGLLSIGDLVRATIEEQKFVIEQLVHYIQMA, from the coding sequence ATGCAGACAGTCAGGCAGTTGCTGGAGGCGAAATCGCATCACGGGATCATCCATATCGGGCCCGATGCGACGGTGTTCCAGGCGTTGCAGTTGATGGCCGATCGCGATGTCGGCGCCGTGCTGGTCATGGAGGACGACGAACTGGTCGGAATCTTTTCCGAGCGGGATTACGCGCGTCGCATCGTGCTGCAAGGACGCACCTCGGCCGGAACCCATGTGCGCGACATCATGACCAGCCGCGTGGTGTACGTCACCCCGGAGAACACTCTCGATCAATGCATGGCGTTGATGACCGACAAGCATATCCGCCACCTGCCGGTGATGGATGCCGGCAAATTGATCGGCTTGCTGTCGATCGGCGATCTGGTGCGCGCCACCATCGAAGAGCAGAAGTTCGTCATCGAGCAGTTGGTTCACTATATCCAGATGGCCTGA
- the argB gene encoding acetylglutamate kinase gives MSATASDKARILAEALPYIRRFAGKTIVIKYGGNAMTDDRLKEDFAKDVVLLKLVGLNPVVVHGGGPQINGLLERVGKEGQFIQGMRVTDAETMDVVEMVLGGLVNKEIVSLINKHGGKAVGVTGKDGHFIRASKLYLKSESDETIDIGQVGEIESIDPTLVALLDSQDFIPVVAPIGVGEEGEAYNINADLVAGRLAETLGAEKLILMTNTPGVLDKNGQLLTGLSAAEVDALFADGTIHGGMMPKISSALEAARNGVASVHIIDGRVPHALLLEILTNEGVGTMIRAR, from the coding sequence GTGTCCGCAACCGCCTCCGACAAAGCCCGCATCCTGGCCGAAGCCCTGCCTTATATCCGCCGTTTCGCCGGTAAAACCATCGTGATCAAGTACGGCGGCAACGCCATGACCGATGACCGCCTGAAAGAGGATTTCGCCAAGGATGTCGTTCTGCTCAAGCTGGTGGGGCTCAATCCGGTTGTGGTGCATGGCGGCGGCCCGCAGATCAACGGTCTGCTCGAACGGGTGGGCAAGGAAGGACAGTTCATCCAGGGCATGCGCGTGACCGACGCCGAGACCATGGATGTGGTGGAAATGGTGCTGGGCGGACTGGTGAACAAGGAAATCGTATCGCTGATCAACAAGCACGGCGGCAAGGCCGTCGGCGTGACCGGCAAGGACGGGCATTTTATCCGCGCAAGCAAGCTGTACCTGAAGAGCGAGAGCGACGAGACCATCGACATCGGGCAGGTCGGCGAAATCGAGTCGATCGATCCGACGCTGGTGGCGCTGCTGGACAGCCAGGATTTCATTCCCGTGGTGGCGCCGATCGGCGTGGGGGAAGAGGGGGAGGCGTACAACATCAACGCCGACCTGGTCGCCGGCCGTCTTGCCGAAACCCTTGGCGCCGAAAAGCTGATCCTGATGACCAATACGCCCGGCGTACTCGATAAGAACGGCCAGTTGCTGACCGGCCTGTCTGCCGCCGAGGTGGATGCGTTGTTCGCCGATGGCACCATTCACGGCGGCATGATGCCGAAAATCTCTTCGGCGCTGGAGGCCGCGCGCAACGGTGTGGCGTCGGTGCACATCATCGATGGCCGCGTGCCGCATGCGCTGTTGCTGGAGATCCTCACCAACGAAGGGGTGGGCACCATGATTCGTGCCCGATAA